One stretch of Streptomyces hygroscopicus DNA includes these proteins:
- a CDS encoding phosphoserine phosphatase → MSTSRIPPVTAVLDDDDVPTLLVKIFGKDRPGITAGLCDTLAAYGVHIVDIEQVVTRGRIVLCVLVTAPTADGAEGDLRATVHSWAESMRLQAEIISGRGDNRPRGTGRSHVTVLGNPLTAESTAAIASRITGTGGNIDRIFRLAKYPVTAVEFEVSGAETEPLRTALAIEAADIGVDVAVVASGLQRRAQRLVVMDVDSTLIQDEVIELFAAHAGCEAEVAEVTARAMRGELDFEQSLHARVALLAGIDESVVEKVRTEVRLTPGARTLIRTLKRLGYQVGVVSGGFTQVTDDLKERLGLDFASANTLEVVDGKLTGRVVGEVVDRAGKARLLRRFAAEAGVPLVQTVAIGDGANDLDMLNAAGLGVAFNAKPVVREAAHTAVNVPFLDTVLYLLGVTREEVEAADAHVD, encoded by the coding sequence ATGAGCACATCGCGGATCCCCCCTGTCACCGCCGTCCTTGACGACGACGATGTCCCCACGCTCCTTGTCAAGATCTTCGGCAAGGACCGCCCCGGTATCACCGCCGGGCTCTGCGACACTCTCGCCGCCTACGGCGTGCACATAGTGGACATAGAGCAGGTCGTCACCCGGGGCCGCATCGTGCTGTGCGTCCTGGTCACGGCCCCGACGGCCGACGGCGCCGAAGGTGATCTGCGGGCCACCGTGCACAGCTGGGCGGAGTCGATGCGGCTCCAGGCCGAGATCATCTCCGGCCGGGGCGACAACCGGCCGCGTGGCACCGGCCGGTCGCATGTCACCGTGCTGGGGAATCCGCTGACCGCCGAGTCGACCGCGGCCATCGCCTCCCGGATCACCGGCACCGGCGGCAACATCGACCGGATCTTCCGGCTGGCGAAGTATCCGGTGACGGCCGTGGAGTTCGAGGTGTCCGGCGCCGAGACGGAGCCGCTGCGCACCGCGCTGGCCATCGAGGCCGCCGACATCGGCGTCGATGTGGCCGTGGTGGCGTCGGGGCTGCAGCGCCGGGCGCAGCGCCTGGTGGTCATGGACGTGGACTCCACTCTGATCCAGGACGAGGTGATCGAGCTCTTCGCCGCGCATGCGGGCTGTGAGGCCGAGGTCGCCGAGGTCACGGCGCGGGCGATGCGCGGTGAGCTGGACTTCGAGCAGTCGCTGCACGCGCGGGTCGCGCTGCTGGCGGGGATCGACGAGTCCGTGGTGGAGAAGGTGCGCACCGAGGTCCGGCTCACCCCCGGCGCCCGTACGCTGATCCGCACCCTGAAGCGTCTCGGCTATCAGGTGGGCGTGGTCTCCGGTGGCTTTACGCAGGTCACCGACGATCTCAAGGAGCGGCTGGGGCTGGACTTCGCCTCCGCCAACACCCTGGAGGTCGTGGACGGCAAGCTGACCGGCCGGGTGGTCGGCGAGGTGGTGGACCGGGCGGGCAAGGCCCGGCTGCTGCGGCGCTTCGCCGCCGAGGCGGGGGTGCCACTGGTGCAGACCGTCGCGATCGGCGACGGGGCCAACGACCTGGACATGCTGAACGCGGCCGGGCTGGGCGTCGCCTTCAACGCCAAGCCGGTAGTCCGGGAGGCCGCGCACACCGCCGTGAACGTGCCGTTCCTCGACACGGTGCTGTATCTGCTGGGCGTGACCCGCGAAGAGGTCGAGGCGGCGGACGCGCACGTGGACTGA